The following are from one region of the Noviherbaspirillum sedimenti genome:
- the pcnB gene encoding polynucleotide adenylyltransferase PcnB, producing the protein MIKKFIRRILGVKNKVIDPTQPVVFDVKEHGIDPKLVSPNAVRVTQTLQEAGFKAFLVGGAVRDLLLGVKPKDFDVATNATPDQVKRLFRRAFIIGRRFQIVHVMFGQELIEVTTFRGTTMESASKDEHGRVLRDNTFGEQHEDAVRRDFTINAMYYDPASQSVLDYHEGMVDIRSKTLRMIGVPEARFREDPVRMLRVVRFAAKLGFTIDPDTSAPMAVMAPLINNVPAARLYDEMLKLLMSGHALACLKQLRKEGLHHGLLPLLDVVLEQPMGKKFVTLALNNTDTRVRQGKPVSPGFLFAALLWHQVLEKWQAYQAAGEYPIPALHQAADDVLESQGEKLALQRKTTSDMRDLWAMQPRFERRIGKSPYKLLEHPRLRAGYDFLLLRCESGELDADLGQWWTDFMEADGSGRETLLQQKSRAEGETGAAKKRRRRGGSKRSKAAEGGANLSSGASADGGNGDISGGA; encoded by the coding sequence ATGATTAAAAAATTCATCCGCCGCATCCTCGGCGTCAAGAACAAGGTAATCGACCCGACCCAGCCGGTCGTATTCGACGTCAAGGAACACGGCATCGACCCCAAACTGGTGTCGCCGAACGCCGTCAGGGTCACGCAAACCCTGCAGGAAGCCGGCTTCAAGGCCTTCCTGGTGGGCGGTGCGGTGCGCGACCTGCTGCTGGGGGTCAAGCCCAAGGATTTCGACGTCGCCACCAATGCCACCCCGGACCAGGTCAAGCGCCTGTTCCGGCGCGCTTTCATCATCGGCCGCCGCTTCCAGATCGTGCATGTGATGTTTGGCCAGGAATTGATCGAAGTGACCACCTTCCGCGGCACGACGATGGAGTCGGCGTCCAAGGACGAGCATGGCCGCGTATTACGCGACAACACCTTCGGCGAACAACACGAAGATGCAGTACGGCGCGACTTCACCATCAACGCCATGTACTACGATCCGGCCAGCCAGAGCGTGCTGGATTACCACGAGGGCATGGTCGACATCCGCAGCAAGACACTGCGCATGATCGGCGTGCCGGAAGCACGCTTCCGTGAAGACCCGGTGCGCATGCTGCGCGTGGTGCGCTTCGCCGCCAAGCTTGGTTTCACCATCGACCCCGACACCAGCGCGCCGATGGCGGTGATGGCGCCGCTGATCAACAACGTGCCGGCGGCGCGCCTGTACGATGAAATGCTCAAGCTGCTGATGAGCGGCCATGCGCTGGCTTGCCTCAAACAGTTGCGCAAGGAAGGCCTGCATCACGGCTTGCTGCCGCTGCTGGACGTGGTGCTGGAGCAACCCATGGGCAAAAAATTCGTCACCCTGGCGCTCAACAATACCGACACCCGAGTCCGCCAGGGCAAGCCGGTCTCGCCCGGCTTCCTGTTCGCCGCCCTGCTGTGGCACCAGGTGCTGGAAAAGTGGCAGGCTTACCAGGCCGCTGGCGAATATCCCATTCCCGCCCTGCACCAGGCAGCCGATGACGTGCTGGAATCGCAAGGCGAAAAACTGGCGCTGCAGCGCAAGACCACTTCCGACATGCGCGACCTGTGGGCGATGCAGCCGCGCTTCGAGCGCCGCATCGGCAAATCGCCCTACAAGCTGCTGGAGCATCCGCGCCTGCGCGCCGGCTATGACTTCCTGCTGCTGCGCTGCGAATCGGGCGAGCTCGATGCCGACCTCGGGCAATGGTGGACCGACTTCATGGAAGCCGACGGCTCCGGCCGCGAAACCCTGCTGCAGCAAAAATCGCGTGCCGAAGGCGAAACCGGGGCGGCAAAAAAACGCCGGCGGCGCGGCGGCAGCAAACGCAGCAAGGCGGCCGAAGGCGGCGCGAACCTCAGCAGCGGCGCCAGCGCCGATGGCGGCAATGGCGACATTAGCGGCGGCGCATAA
- a CDS encoding HAD family hydrolase, with protein sequence MTNLALFDLDHTLLPLDSDFEWGQFLARTGAVDANELEKRNADFYRQYQAGTLDPVLYLEFVFGLLAQFPRTQLDAWHREFMAEVIAPAIRPAARGLVQKHQDAGDLVAIITATNRFITGPIAREFGVEHLIAAEPELAANGDLTGRLLGTPPYGAGKVVNAQAWLAGLGHTLEGFERSHFYSDSQNDIPLLSLVTDPVATNPNARLAAHAQAHGWPVLQLFHD encoded by the coding sequence ATGACGAACCTGGCCCTGTTTGACCTCGACCACACCCTGCTGCCGCTCGATTCGGATTTCGAGTGGGGACAATTCCTCGCCCGCACCGGCGCCGTAGACGCCAACGAACTGGAAAAGCGCAACGCCGACTTTTACCGGCAATACCAGGCCGGCACGCTGGATCCGGTGCTGTACCTGGAATTCGTCTTCGGCCTGCTGGCGCAATTCCCGCGCACGCAGCTCGATGCCTGGCACCGCGAATTCATGGCCGAAGTGATCGCGCCGGCAATCCGGCCGGCGGCGCGCGGCCTGGTGCAAAAGCACCAGGATGCCGGCGACCTGGTGGCCATCATCACCGCCACCAACCGTTTCATCACCGGGCCGATCGCCCGCGAATTCGGCGTCGAGCACCTGATCGCCGCCGAACCGGAGCTGGCGGCCAACGGCGACCTGACCGGCCGCCTGCTCGGCACCCCGCCTTACGGCGCCGGCAAGGTCGTCAATGCGCAAGCCTGGCTGGCCGGGCTGGGCCACACCCTGGAGGGTTTCGAGCGCAGCCATTTCTACAGCGACTCGCAAAACGATATCCCTCTGCTATCCCTGGTCACCGATCCCGTCGCGACCAATCCGAATGCCCGACTCGCCGCTCATGCGCAAGCGCATGGCTGGCCCGTATTACAATTGTTCCATGATTAA
- the hda gene encoding DnaA regulatory inactivator Hda, whose product MKQLLLDLNAHNSPALDTFVTGQNGELLALLTRVAQGAVSGLGERFIYLWGEAGAGKSHLLRALASVEGAAYIDGNADEAALAYRPPLRLYLLDDVASLSPASQIAAFSLFNQVREQGGVLVAAGPQPPAALAVREDLRTRLGWGLIYQVQGLSDAEKIAALEHAAAARGLVLSAGVLPYLMTHFKRDMPSLMAMLDALDSYSLETKRPITLPLLKELMLHDEPGPV is encoded by the coding sequence ATGAAACAGTTATTGCTGGACCTGAATGCCCACAATTCCCCTGCCCTGGATACCTTCGTAACCGGGCAGAACGGGGAATTGCTGGCTTTATTGACGCGCGTGGCGCAAGGCGCGGTGAGTGGCCTGGGCGAGCGCTTCATTTATCTCTGGGGTGAAGCCGGCGCCGGCAAATCCCATCTGCTGCGCGCGCTGGCCAGCGTTGAGGGCGCGGCTTACATCGATGGCAACGCCGATGAAGCGGCATTGGCCTACCGGCCGCCACTGCGCCTGTACCTGCTCGACGATGTCGCCAGCCTGTCGCCGGCGTCGCAGATCGCTGCCTTCAGCCTGTTCAACCAGGTGCGCGAACAAGGCGGCGTGCTGGTGGCTGCCGGCCCGCAGCCGCCAGCAGCGCTGGCCGTGCGCGAGGATTTGCGCACCCGCCTCGGCTGGGGCCTGATCTACCAGGTGCAAGGCTTGAGCGATGCCGAAAAGATCGCTGCCCTCGAACACGCCGCTGCCGCGCGCGGCCTGGTGCTGTCGGCCGGCGTGCTGCCCTACCTCATGACGCATTTCAAGCGCGACATGCCTTCCCTGATGGCGATGCTCGATGCGCTGGACTCCTATTCACTGGAAACCAAGCGCCCGATCACGCTGCCGTTGTTGAAAGAACTGATGCTCCATGACGAACCTGGCCCTGTTTGA
- the purM gene encoding phosphoribosylformylglycinamidine cyclo-ligase gives MSFPSSVSLSYRDAGVDIDAGDALVEAIKPFAKRTMREGVMGGIGGFGALFEVSKKFKEPVLVSGTDGVGTKLKLAFHLNKHDTVGIDLVAMSVNDILVQGAEPLFFLDYFACGKLDVATATDVIKGIAQGCEQAGCALIGGETAEMPSMYPDGEYDLAGFAVGAVEKSKLIDGRKITPGDVVLGLASSGAHSNGYSLVRKIISVAKPDLNADFHGRRLADVLLAPTRIYVKPLLALMETMEVRGMVHITGGGLVENIPRVLQDNLTAVLHRDAWTMPPLFSWLQQHGGVADAEMHRVFNCGIGMTVIVAKENADAAQAQLQAAGETVFRIGEIRERAEGEAQTIVV, from the coding sequence ATGAGTTTCCCTTCTTCTGTCTCCCTGTCCTACCGCGATGCTGGTGTCGATATCGATGCCGGCGATGCCCTGGTCGAAGCCATCAAGCCATTTGCCAAACGCACCATGCGCGAAGGCGTCATGGGCGGCATTGGCGGATTCGGCGCCTTGTTCGAGGTTAGCAAGAAATTCAAGGAGCCGGTGCTGGTCTCCGGCACCGATGGCGTCGGCACCAAGTTGAAGCTGGCTTTTCATCTGAACAAGCACGACACGGTCGGCATCGACCTGGTCGCCATGAGCGTCAACGATATCCTGGTGCAGGGCGCCGAGCCGCTGTTTTTCCTGGATTATTTCGCCTGCGGAAAACTGGACGTGGCCACCGCCACCGATGTCATCAAGGGCATCGCCCAGGGCTGCGAGCAGGCCGGTTGCGCCCTGATCGGCGGCGAAACCGCCGAGATGCCTTCCATGTATCCGGATGGCGAATACGACCTGGCCGGCTTCGCAGTCGGCGCGGTGGAAAAATCGAAACTCATCGACGGCCGCAAGATCACCCCCGGCGACGTCGTACTCGGCCTGGCTTCGTCCGGCGCGCACTCCAACGGCTATTCGCTGGTGCGCAAGATCATTTCGGTGGCCAAGCCGGACCTGAACGCCGACTTCCATGGCCGCCGCCTGGCCGACGTTTTGCTGGCGCCGACCCGCATCTATGTGAAGCCGCTGCTGGCGCTGATGGAAACCATGGAAGTCCGTGGCATGGTGCACATTACCGGTGGCGGGCTGGTCGAAAACATCCCGCGCGTGTTGCAGGACAACCTGACTGCGGTGCTGCATCGCGATGCCTGGACCATGCCGCCCCTGTTCTCCTGGCTGCAGCAGCATGGCGGTGTGGCCGACGCCGAAATGCATCGCGTGTTCAACTGCGGCATCGGCATGACGGTGATCGTCGCGAAAGAAAACGCCGATGCGGCGCAGGCGCAATTGCAGGCCGCCGGCGAAACCGTGTTCCGTATCGGCGAGATTCGCGAACGGGCCGAAGGCGAGGCACAGACCATCGTGGTCTGA
- a CDS encoding proteasome-type protease, producing the protein MTYCVAMRLDAGLVFLSDSRTNAGVDQVGTFRKMSVFEQPGERMMVLMTAGNLSISQSIRQLIADHVNADGESIWTVNSMHDAAQIVGDAIRMVHERDAAALEKFGIEFNVSMIFGGQIGGERCRLFQMYSAGNFIESHNENPYFQIGEAKYGKPIIDRVVTPATSLDEAAKCALISMDSTLRSNISVGLPLDLLVYEADRLAASRFVTIDERNQYFQMIRTTWGRQLKSVFEGIDDPVWNASPEMTANVLSAANAFSQPVRVAPPAQAGRTSSSHAAPLQTLAQQTGNNRQH; encoded by the coding sequence ATGACTTATTGTGTTGCCATGCGCCTGGATGCTGGACTGGTCTTCCTGTCCGATTCGCGCACCAATGCCGGCGTTGACCAGGTCGGCACCTTCCGCAAGATGAGCGTATTCGAGCAGCCGGGCGAACGCATGATGGTGCTGATGACGGCAGGGAACCTGTCGATTTCCCAATCGATCCGCCAGCTCATCGCCGATCATGTCAATGCCGATGGCGAGAGCATCTGGACCGTGAACTCCATGCACGACGCCGCGCAGATTGTCGGCGACGCCATCCGGATGGTCCACGAGCGCGACGCCGCCGCACTGGAAAAATTCGGCATCGAGTTCAATGTCAGCATGATTTTCGGCGGCCAGATCGGCGGCGAGCGCTGCCGCCTGTTCCAGATGTACTCTGCCGGCAATTTCATCGAGTCCCATAATGAAAACCCGTATTTCCAGATCGGCGAAGCCAAATACGGCAAGCCGATCATCGACCGCGTGGTCACGCCGGCAACGTCACTCGACGAAGCGGCCAAATGCGCGCTGATTTCAATGGATTCGACCCTGCGCTCGAACATCTCGGTGGGGCTGCCGCTGGACTTGCTGGTATATGAAGCCGACAGGCTGGCAGCGAGCCGCTTCGTCACCATCGATGAACGCAACCAGTATTTCCAGATGATCCGCACTACCTGGGGGCGGCAATTGAAATCGGTGTTCGAGGGGATCGACGACCCGGTGTGGAATGCCAGCCCCGAGATGACCGCCAATGTGCTGTCTGCGGCAAACGCCTTCAGCCAGCCGGTACGGGTGGCGCCGCCGGCGCAAGCGGGACGCACGTCCAGCAGCCATGCCGCGCCGCTGCAGACACTGGCGCAACAGACCGGCAATAACCGGCAGCACTAA
- a CDS encoding transglutaminase family protein — protein sequence MLAIRHETIYRYTAPLAYTIQQLRLTPRHDTHQQIKSWNIATGGRCHAFVDAFGNTCHTLTISDRHDEVRIVAAGAVDIAPLYRGRLPGRDVLSPLVFTVPSRLTEPTAAIRSFAAQHLAAGARSHAMLALAEAIRGTVAYQSGATVVTTTATDALQLQQGVCQDHAHLFLACCHTQDIPARYVSGYIHAGDTDHAESHAWVDVWVDDIDFSGWISIDVTHAQFTSAMHCRLAVGRDYDSAAPVRGVRRGGGTETMTVQVDVSST from the coding sequence ATGCTTGCCATTCGCCATGAAACCATCTACCGCTACACCGCGCCGCTGGCATACACCATCCAGCAACTGCGGTTGACGCCGCGCCACGACACGCACCAGCAGATAAAGTCCTGGAACATCGCCACCGGCGGGCGCTGCCATGCCTTCGTCGACGCCTTCGGCAATACCTGCCATACCCTGACCATCAGCGATCGCCACGATGAAGTGCGCATCGTCGCCGCGGGCGCGGTCGATATCGCGCCGCTCTACCGCGGCCGCCTGCCGGGCAGGGATGTCCTGTCGCCGCTGGTATTTACGGTGCCGAGCCGGCTGACCGAACCGACCGCCGCGATCCGCAGCTTTGCCGCGCAACACCTGGCTGCCGGCGCCCGCAGCCATGCCATGCTGGCGCTGGCCGAAGCGATCCGCGGCACGGTCGCGTACCAAAGTGGTGCGACCGTGGTCACCACCACCGCCACCGACGCCCTGCAACTGCAACAGGGCGTGTGCCAGGACCATGCACATCTTTTCCTGGCCTGCTGCCATACACAGGACATACCCGCTCGCTACGTCTCGGGATATATCCACGCCGGCGACACCGACCATGCGGAAAGCCATGCCTGGGTCGATGTCTGGGTCGACGACATCGACTTTTCCGGCTGGATCAGCATCGATGTCACCCATGCACAATTCACCAGCGCCATGCATTGCCGGCTTGCGGTCGGCCGCGATTACGACTCGGCCGCGCCGGTGCGCGGGGTACGGCGCGGTGGCGGCACCGAGACCATGACAGTGCAGGTGGACGTGAGCAGCACCTGA
- a CDS encoding alpha-E domain-containing protein, with the protein MLSRTADHLFWMARYTERAENTARMLDVNMQTSLLPQSAQSAEQGWRATLSISELQHMFDHKYAVLTPRDVLDFMVRDPANPSSIASCLTQARENARAVRGSLTTEVWETLNASWLEMQPLLQGQALERDPSQFFEWVKHRSHLSRGVTIGTMLKDEAFYFIRLGTFLERADNTARLLDVKFHGAQDGMAANGTGDGAEQPLDFYYWAALLRSVSGFEIYRKVYRDVITPARVAALLMLRADMPRSLLACMDEVVANLQAVSNDMSADTERLAGKLHAQLRFARLDDILADGLHDYLTAFLEDVFELGNRVSRDFMMPLAA; encoded by the coding sequence ATGCTGAGCCGCACCGCCGACCACCTGTTCTGGATGGCCCGCTACACTGAGCGGGCGGAGAACACTGCCCGTATGCTCGACGTCAACATGCAAACCTCGCTGCTGCCGCAATCGGCGCAGTCGGCCGAACAAGGCTGGCGCGCCACGCTCAGCATCTCGGAGCTGCAACACATGTTCGACCACAAGTACGCCGTGCTGACGCCACGGGATGTGCTGGATTTCATGGTGCGCGATCCCGCCAACCCGTCGTCAATCGCGTCCTGCCTGACGCAGGCACGGGAAAACGCCCGCGCCGTGCGCGGCAGCCTCACCACCGAAGTCTGGGAAACCCTCAATGCCAGCTGGCTGGAGATGCAGCCGCTATTGCAAGGCCAGGCGCTGGAACGCGATCCCAGCCAGTTCTTCGAATGGGTCAAGCACCGCTCGCACCTGTCGCGCGGCGTCACCATCGGTACCATGCTTAAGGACGAGGCTTTTTATTTCATACGCCTGGGCACCTTCCTCGAACGCGCCGACAATACCGCGCGCCTGCTCGATGTAAAGTTCCATGGCGCGCAGGACGGCATGGCGGCGAACGGGACCGGCGACGGCGCCGAACAGCCGCTCGATTTCTATTACTGGGCGGCGCTGCTGCGTTCGGTGTCGGGCTTTGAAATCTACCGCAAGGTCTATCGCGACGTCATCACGCCGGCGCGGGTGGCGGCATTGCTGATGCTGCGCGCCGACATGCCACGCTCGCTGCTGGCCTGCATGGATGAAGTGGTGGCAAACCTGCAGGCAGTCAGCAACGACATGTCCGCCGATACCGAAAGGCTGGCGGGCAAGCTGCATGCGCAACTGCGCTTTGCGCGCCTCGACGATATCCTGGCGGACGGCTTGCACGACTACCTGACGGCTTTCCTCGAAGACGTGTTCGAACTGGGCAACCGGGTCAGCCGTGATTTCATGATGCCGCTTGCGGCTTGA
- a CDS encoding circularly permuted type 2 ATP-grasp protein, with protein sequence MPKFFDEMYRDHAGSVRPHYQEFEAWLAEQACEAIAQKRAEADLVFRRVGITFAVYGNDAGTERLIPFDIIPRIIPAAEWAKLEKGLKQRVLALNMFIHDIYHEQHIVQAGVIPPEQIFRNAQYRPEMQGITVASDIYAHIAGVDIVRAGAGEFYVLEDNLRVPSGVSYMLEDRKMMMRLFPELFARHKVAPIDHYPDLLLENLRSVAPLGIADPTVVVMTPGMYNSAYFEHAFLAQQMGVELVEGKDLFVNDNAVFMRTTQGPKRVDVIYRRIDDDFLDPLAFRAGSSLGVPGLLSVYRAGRVTLANAIGTGVADDKSIYPYVPDMIRFYLSEEPILNNVPTYQCRKKEELEYTLANLAQLVVKEVHGAGGYGMLVGPAATKQQIEDFRQRVLAHPEGYIAQPTLALSACPTYVESGIAPRHIDLRPFVLSGKSMTMVPGGLTRVALTEGSLVVNSSQGGGTKDTWILEN encoded by the coding sequence ATGCCAAAATTTTTCGATGAAATGTACCGCGACCATGCCGGATCGGTGCGCCCGCATTACCAGGAGTTCGAAGCCTGGCTGGCCGAACAGGCCTGCGAGGCCATCGCCCAGAAGCGCGCCGAAGCCGACCTGGTGTTTCGCCGGGTCGGCATCACTTTTGCCGTGTATGGCAACGATGCCGGCACCGAACGCCTGATCCCCTTCGACATCATCCCGCGCATCATTCCGGCCGCCGAATGGGCGAAACTGGAAAAAGGGCTGAAGCAACGGGTGCTGGCGCTGAACATGTTCATCCACGACATCTACCACGAGCAGCACATCGTGCAGGCCGGGGTGATTCCGCCTGAGCAGATTTTCCGTAATGCCCAGTATCGCCCGGAGATGCAGGGTATCACCGTGGCCTCCGATATCTACGCGCATATCGCCGGGGTGGATATCGTGCGCGCCGGCGCCGGCGAATTCTACGTGCTCGAAGATAACCTGCGCGTGCCCTCGGGCGTCTCGTACATGCTGGAAGACCGCAAGATGATGATGCGCCTCTTTCCGGAACTGTTCGCCCGCCACAAGGTGGCGCCGATCGATCACTATCCCGACCTGCTGCTGGAGAACCTGCGCTCGGTGGCGCCGCTGGGCATCGCCGACCCGACCGTGGTGGTGATGACGCCGGGGATGTACAACTCGGCCTATTTCGAGCATGCCTTCCTGGCGCAACAGATGGGCGTCGAACTGGTCGAAGGCAAGGACCTGTTCGTCAATGACAATGCGGTGTTCATGCGCACCACCCAGGGGCCTAAGCGGGTCGATGTGATCTACCGCCGCATCGATGACGATTTCCTCGATCCGCTGGCCTTCCGCGCCGGCTCCTCGCTGGGCGTGCCGGGCCTGTTGTCGGTGTACCGCGCCGGGCGGGTCACGCTGGCCAACGCGATCGGCACCGGCGTGGCCGACGACAAGTCGATCTACCCGTATGTGCCGGACATGATCCGCTTTTACCTGTCGGAAGAACCGATCCTGAACAACGTGCCGACCTACCAGTGCCGCAAGAAGGAAGAGCTGGAATACACCCTGGCCAATCTGGCGCAACTGGTGGTCAAGGAAGTGCATGGCGCCGGCGGCTACGGCATGCTGGTCGGCCCCGCTGCCACGAAGCAGCAGATCGAGGATTTCCGCCAGCGCGTGCTGGCCCACCCCGAGGGCTACATCGCCCAGCCGACCCTGGCGCTGTCGGCTTGCCCGACCTACGTCGAATCCGGCATCGCCCCACGCCACATCGACCTGCGTCCGTTCGTCCTGTCCGGCAAGTCGATGACCATGGTGCCGGGCGGCCTGACGCGGGTGGCACTGACGGAAGGCTCGCTGGTGGTCAATTCCTCGCAAGGCGGCGGCACCAAGGATACCTGGATACTGGAGAATTAA
- the recA gene encoding recombinase RecA → MDDKKYAPNLDKSKALAAALAQIEKQFGKGSVMRMEDGAVVEEVQVVSTGSLGLDIALGVGGLPRGRVVEIYGPESSGKTTLTLQVIAEMQKLGGTCAFIDAEHALDVTYAQKLGVNLPDLLISQPDTGEQALEITDALVRSGSVDLIVVDSVAALTPRAEIEGEMGDSLPGLQARLMSQALRKLTGSINRTNTLVIFINQIRMKIGVMFGNPETTTGGNALKFYASVRLDIRRTGSIKSGDEVIGNETKVKVVKNKVAPPFKEAHFDILYGEGTSREGEVIDLGVEAKIVEKSGAWYSYNGEKIGQGKDNARNFLKERPEISREIENKVRAALGVPLLAPLKGAEPASKKAGGKESKESKEGKESKEVE, encoded by the coding sequence ATGGACGACAAAAAGTACGCACCCAATCTGGACAAGAGCAAGGCCTTGGCCGCTGCCCTGGCGCAGATCGAGAAGCAATTCGGCAAGGGTTCCGTGATGCGCATGGAAGACGGCGCGGTGGTCGAGGAAGTGCAAGTGGTGTCGACCGGTTCGCTTGGCCTGGATATCGCGCTGGGCGTCGGCGGCCTGCCGCGCGGCCGCGTGGTCGAAATTTACGGACCTGAATCTTCCGGCAAGACCACATTGACCCTGCAAGTTATTGCTGAGATGCAAAAGCTGGGCGGTACCTGCGCCTTCATCGACGCCGAACATGCGCTCGACGTCACTTATGCCCAAAAGCTGGGCGTCAACCTGCCGGATTTGCTGATATCGCAGCCGGATACCGGTGAGCAAGCCCTGGAAATTACCGATGCGCTGGTGCGTTCAGGCAGCGTTGACCTGATCGTGGTGGACTCGGTGGCGGCGCTGACGCCGCGCGCCGAAATCGAGGGCGAGATGGGCGATTCACTGCCTGGCCTGCAGGCGCGCCTGATGTCGCAAGCCTTGCGCAAGCTGACCGGTTCGATCAATCGCACCAATACCCTGGTTATTTTCATTAATCAGATCCGCATGAAGATTGGTGTCATGTTCGGCAACCCGGAAACTACCACCGGTGGCAATGCCCTGAAATTCTATGCCTCGGTGCGCCTGGATATCCGCCGTACCGGCTCGATCAAGTCGGGCGATGAAGTGATCGGCAACGAAACCAAGGTCAAGGTCGTCAAGAACAAGGTGGCCCCGCCGTTCAAGGAAGCGCATTTCGACATCCTGTATGGCGAAGGCACCTCGCGCGAAGGTGAAGTCATCGACCTTGGCGTGGAAGCCAAGATCGTCGAGAAGTCCGGCGCATGGTATAGCTACAATGGCGAAAAGATTGGCCAGGGCAAGGACAATGCGCGTAATTTCCTGAAAGAGCGTCCCGAAATCTCACGCGAAATCGAAAACAAGGTACGTGCTGCCCTCGGCGTGCCATTGCTGGCGCCGCTGAAGGGTGCTGAACCTGCGTCCAAGAAGGCCGGCGGCAAGGAAAGTAAGGAAAGCAAGGAAGGTAAGGAAAGCAAGGAAGTGGAATAA
- the recX gene encoding recombination regulator RecX, with translation MAKLQLSLKGRALRYLSMREHSRLELGRKLARHAQEGEDVEAVLDALEAATLLSEARFAESLVHRRAARFGNQRILTELQSHRIDDESMAGIREQLAGDEAARARAVWERKYGQPPADAAERARQMRFLQQRGFSHGAIKAAMRGADVDDDA, from the coding sequence ATGGCAAAATTGCAACTAAGCCTGAAGGGACGCGCCTTGCGTTACCTTTCCATGCGCGAGCACAGCCGGCTGGAATTAGGCCGCAAGCTGGCGCGCCATGCCCAGGAAGGCGAGGATGTCGAAGCCGTGCTCGATGCGCTGGAAGCGGCAACGCTGCTGTCCGAGGCGCGCTTCGCCGAATCGCTGGTGCACCGCCGTGCGGCCCGCTTCGGCAACCAGCGCATCCTGACGGAATTGCAGAGCCACCGGATCGACGATGAATCAATGGCGGGCATCCGTGAACAGCTGGCCGGCGACGAGGCTGCCCGTGCCCGTGCCGTGTGGGAGCGCAAGTACGGCCAGCCGCCAGCGGACGCCGCCGAACGTGCCAGGCAGATGCGTTTCCTGCAGCAGCGCGGTTTTTCGCATGGCGCCATCAAGGCCGCCATGCGTGGCGCCGACGTCGACGATGATGCCTGA
- the sucC gene encoding ADP-forming succinate--CoA ligase subunit beta gives MKIHEYQGKEILRKFGVTVPRGIPCLSVDEAVKAAEQLGGPVWVVKAQIHAGGRGKGGGVKVAKSLEQVREYANAILGMQLVTHQTGPEGQKVRRLLIEEGADIKKELYISMVTDRLSQRVVLMASSEGGMDIEEVAETHPELIHKAEIDPELGLTNAQADDIAAKIGVPAASIADARAQLQGLYKAYWETDSSLAEINPLILTGDGKVIALDAKFNFDSNALYRHPEIVAYRDLDEEDPAEVEASKFDLAYISLDGNIGCLVNGAGLAMATMDTIKLFGGEPANFLDVGGGATAEKVTEAFKIMLKNPGLKAILVNIFGGIMRCDVIAEGVITASRAVQLGVPLVVRMKGTNEEIGKKMLADSGLPIIAADTMEEAAQKVVAAAK, from the coding sequence ATGAAAATCCATGAGTATCAGGGCAAAGAAATCCTCCGCAAGTTCGGCGTAACCGTGCCGCGCGGTATTCCCTGCCTGTCCGTCGATGAGGCCGTCAAGGCCGCCGAGCAACTGGGTGGTCCGGTCTGGGTCGTCAAGGCACAGATCCACGCCGGCGGCCGCGGCAAGGGCGGCGGCGTGAAAGTCGCCAAGTCGCTCGAACAAGTCAGGGAATATGCGAACGCCATTCTCGGCATGCAGCTGGTCACCCACCAGACCGGCCCGGAAGGCCAGAAAGTGCGCCGTCTGCTGATCGAAGAGGGTGCCGACATCAAGAAGGAACTGTACATTTCCATGGTGACTGACCGCTTGAGCCAGCGCGTGGTACTGATGGCATCCAGCGAAGGCGGCATGGACATCGAGGAAGTCGCGGAAACTCATCCGGAACTGATTCACAAGGCTGAAATCGACCCCGAACTCGGCCTGACCAATGCCCAGGCCGACGACATCGCCGCCAAGATCGGCGTGCCGGCCGCCTCCATCGCCGACGCCCGCGCCCAATTGCAAGGCCTGTACAAAGCCTACTGGGAAACCGATTCCTCGCTGGCCGAGATCAATCCGCTGATCCTGACCGGCGACGGCAAGGTCATCGCGCTGGACGCTAAGTTCAACTTCGACTCCAATGCCCTGTACCGTCATCCCGAGATCGTCGCCTACCGCGATCTCGACGAGGAAGATCCGGCTGAAGTGGAAGCATCCAAGTTCGATCTCGCTTACATTTCCCTCGACGGCAACATCGGCTGCCTGGTCAACGGCGCCGGCCTGGCGATGGCAACCATGGATACCATCAAGCTGTTCGGCGGCGAACCGGCCAACTTCCTCGACGTCGGCGGTGGCGCCACGGCCGAGAAAGTCACCGAAGCCTTCAAGATCATGCTGAAGAACCCCGGTCTGAAAGCCATCCTGGTCAACATTTTCGGCGGCATCATGCGCTGCGACGTGATCGCCGAAGGTGTCATCACCGCTTCTCGCGCCGTCCAGCTGGGCGTGCCGCTGGTGGTGCGCATGAAGGGTACCAACGAAGAAATCGGCAAGAAAATGCTGGCCGACTCGGGCCTGCCGATCATCGCCGCCGACACCATGGAAGAAGCCGCGCAAAAAGTTGTCGCTGCGGCCAAGTAA